Proteins encoded in a region of the Polyodon spathula isolate WHYD16114869_AA chromosome 9, ASM1765450v1, whole genome shotgun sequence genome:
- the LOC121320834 gene encoding interleukin-1 receptor-like 1 isoform X2, which yields MGTLMLFFLSLCVLMSLGSIPDDYEEKRVHVIENEAVIVSCSECVDEVGVKWYNNRTLQEITSREEERIHSHSTDLLFLPAFMNDSAVYICDCVLNMRRYAFIIHFTVHEREPFNSALLYLPVTCRESSNVEIRCPHVDKFKSDNFTWYKDFQLLPNENRKQLFRKNITRKDDGIYTCQLTWTHKGKQFSVSRARRLNVQAPSVTVDPVIEYPRDNTEEALLGSLKNITCKVFIGFNINSECHVMWEVNATSNGQINRYSQHALRREENNKTICMSILTIYKVSPEDFNTPIYCKTNDLEKWTKRFIKLQPMAKDNRLFVTSCFAVLIFSIISVAMLVTYFKIDIVLFYRNTIKPYRDQNDKRYDAYVIYPNENLQESSQEKIRHFIYQDLPNILERKYAYNLFIYGRDVLPGEDTAMVIEEHIINSKRLLIILTPGTSFGMKSENAYDEQLGLYHALVHDEMKVILIEMENFSSYKDLPESLQHIIQKRKTLKWNGDPPWGKYRLRPISSISPP from the exons ATGGGAACATTGATGTTGTTTTTCCTTAGTTTGTGTGTGTTAATGTCTCTTGGATCCATTCCAG ATGATTATGAAGAAAAAAGGGTACATGTTATTGAAAACGAAGCTGTGATTGTATCTTGTTCTGAATGTGTAGATGAGGTTGGCGTTAAATGGTATAATAATAGAACTCTTCAGGAAATAACTTCAAGGGAAGAAGAAAGAATACATTCGCACTCTACTGACCTACTGTTCTTGCCAGCCTTTATGAATGACTCTGCAGTCTACATATGTGACTG cgTACTAAACATGAGACgttatgcatttattattcatttcacTGTGCATGAAAGAGAGCCTTTCAATAGCGCACTTCTATACCTTCCTGTAACATGTAGAGAATCAAGTAATGTAGAAATCAGATGCCCTCATGTGGACAAGTTTAAAAGTGATAATTTTACCTGGTACAAG GATTTTCAGCTTTTACCAAATGAGAACAGGAAACAGTTATTCCGCAAAAATATCACACGAAAGGATGATGGAATCTACACCTGTCAATTAACGTGGACACACAAAGGAAAGCAGTTCAGTGTATCAAGAGCCAGACGCTTAAATGTTCAAG CACCCTCTGTCACAGTAGACCCAGTTATTGAGTACCCGCGTGACAACACAGAAGAAGCTCTGTTAG GTTCACTTAAAAACATCACCTGCAAAGTTTTCATTGGATTTAACATAAACAGTGAATGTCATGTGATGTGGGAAGTTAATGCCACAAGCAATGGACAAATCAACAGATATTCACAGCATGCACTAAG aagagaAGAAAATAACAAGACTATCTGTATGTCCATCTTAACCATTTATAAAGTGTCACCTGAGGATTTTAACACACCAATTTACTGCAAAACAAATGATCTTGAGAAGTGGACAAAACGTTTTATTAAATTACAACCAATGG CGAAGGATAACAGACTATTTGTGACAAGCTGCTTTGCTGTGCTGATCTTCTCAATAATCTCTGTGGCAATGCTGGTCACTTATTTTAAGATTGACATTGTCCTTTTCTATCGGAATACAATTAAGCCATACAGAGATCAAAATg ATAAGAGATATGATGCGTATGTAATTTATCCAAATGAGAACCTTCAAGAATCTTCTCAGGAAAAgatcagacattttatttatcaGGATCTGCCAAACATCCTAGAAAGAAAGTATGCCTATAATCTTTTCATTTATGGCAGAGATGTTCTCCCTGGAGAAG ACACTGCAATGGTAATCGAAGAACACATAATCAACAGCAAGAGGCTCCTTATCATTTTAACTCCTGGGACTTCTTTTGGAATGAAGTCTGAAAACGCATATGATGAACAGCTCGGGTTATACCACGCTCTTGTTCATGATGAGATGAAGGTGATTCTGATTGAGATGGAGAACTTCAGCTCCTATAAGGATCTCCCCGAATCTCTCCAGCACATCATTCAAAAGAGGAAAACGCTGAAATGGAATGGAG ATCCCCCTTGGGGGAAATATCGGTTGAGACCTATCAGTTCAATCTCACCTCCGTGA
- the LOC121320834 gene encoding interleukin-1 receptor-like 1 isoform X1 has protein sequence MGTLMLFFLSLCVLMSLGSIPDDYEEKRVHVIENEAVIVSCSECVDEVGVKWYNNRTLQEITSREEERIHSHSTDLLFLPAFMNDSAVYICDCVLNMRRYAFIIHFTVHEREPFNSALLYLPVTCRESSNVEIRCPHVDKFKSDNFTWYKDFQLLPNENRKQLFRKNITRKDDGIYTCQLTWTHKGKQFSVSRARRLNVQAPSVTVDPVIEYPRDNTEEALLGSLKNITCKVFIGFNINSECHVMWEVNATSNGQINRYSQHALRREENNKTICMSILTIYKVSPEDFNTPIYCKTNDLEKWTKRFIKLQPMAKDNRLFVTSCFAVLIFSIISVAMLVTYFKIDIVLFYRNTIKPYRDQNDKRYDAYVIYPNENLQESSQEKIRHFIYQDLPNILERKYAYNLFIYGRDVLPGEDTAMVIEEHIINSKRLLIILTPGTSFGMKSENAYDEQLGLYHALVHDEMKVILIEMENFSSYKDLPESLQHIIQKRKTLKWNGVQLRGDRGLFLGSPLGEISVETYQFNLTSVRTDLRVSRGFSLLFKL, from the exons ATGGGAACATTGATGTTGTTTTTCCTTAGTTTGTGTGTGTTAATGTCTCTTGGATCCATTCCAG ATGATTATGAAGAAAAAAGGGTACATGTTATTGAAAACGAAGCTGTGATTGTATCTTGTTCTGAATGTGTAGATGAGGTTGGCGTTAAATGGTATAATAATAGAACTCTTCAGGAAATAACTTCAAGGGAAGAAGAAAGAATACATTCGCACTCTACTGACCTACTGTTCTTGCCAGCCTTTATGAATGACTCTGCAGTCTACATATGTGACTG cgTACTAAACATGAGACgttatgcatttattattcatttcacTGTGCATGAAAGAGAGCCTTTCAATAGCGCACTTCTATACCTTCCTGTAACATGTAGAGAATCAAGTAATGTAGAAATCAGATGCCCTCATGTGGACAAGTTTAAAAGTGATAATTTTACCTGGTACAAG GATTTTCAGCTTTTACCAAATGAGAACAGGAAACAGTTATTCCGCAAAAATATCACACGAAAGGATGATGGAATCTACACCTGTCAATTAACGTGGACACACAAAGGAAAGCAGTTCAGTGTATCAAGAGCCAGACGCTTAAATGTTCAAG CACCCTCTGTCACAGTAGACCCAGTTATTGAGTACCCGCGTGACAACACAGAAGAAGCTCTGTTAG GTTCACTTAAAAACATCACCTGCAAAGTTTTCATTGGATTTAACATAAACAGTGAATGTCATGTGATGTGGGAAGTTAATGCCACAAGCAATGGACAAATCAACAGATATTCACAGCATGCACTAAG aagagaAGAAAATAACAAGACTATCTGTATGTCCATCTTAACCATTTATAAAGTGTCACCTGAGGATTTTAACACACCAATTTACTGCAAAACAAATGATCTTGAGAAGTGGACAAAACGTTTTATTAAATTACAACCAATGG CGAAGGATAACAGACTATTTGTGACAAGCTGCTTTGCTGTGCTGATCTTCTCAATAATCTCTGTGGCAATGCTGGTCACTTATTTTAAGATTGACATTGTCCTTTTCTATCGGAATACAATTAAGCCATACAGAGATCAAAATg ATAAGAGATATGATGCGTATGTAATTTATCCAAATGAGAACCTTCAAGAATCTTCTCAGGAAAAgatcagacattttatttatcaGGATCTGCCAAACATCCTAGAAAGAAAGTATGCCTATAATCTTTTCATTTATGGCAGAGATGTTCTCCCTGGAGAAG ACACTGCAATGGTAATCGAAGAACACATAATCAACAGCAAGAGGCTCCTTATCATTTTAACTCCTGGGACTTCTTTTGGAATGAAGTCTGAAAACGCATATGATGAACAGCTCGGGTTATACCACGCTCTTGTTCATGATGAGATGAAGGTGATTCTGATTGAGATGGAGAACTTCAGCTCCTATAAGGATCTCCCCGAATCTCTCCAGCACATCATTCAAAAGAGGAAAACGCTGAAATGGAATGGAG TGCAGTTGCGGGGTGACAGGGGTCTCTTTTtggg ATCCCCCTTGGGGGAAATATCGGTTGAGACCTATCAGTTCAATCTCACCTCCGTGAGGACAGATCTGCGCGTGTCAAGGGGATTCTCCTTACTGTTtaagttataa